Proteins found in one Etheostoma spectabile isolate EspeVRDwgs_2016 chromosome 14, UIUC_Espe_1.0, whole genome shotgun sequence genomic segment:
- the LOC116702039 gene encoding alpha-(1,3)-fucosyltransferase 9-like: HFKIDSCVLTDDRNLYNKAKGVIFFHKNIAGDLKNMPQEPRPAFQKWIWYHVESPTNTGRTPGLENLFNLTVRENYYKELSKHIKINLFGTAYTGKRLSYEEYYSTIGSCKFYLSFENSLHRDYITEKVNGPLVAGTVPVVMGPPRENYEEFLPADAFIHINDFPDAKSLANFLLGMTDAAYMRYFEWRKFYEATP, encoded by the exons CACTTCAAGATTGATAGCTGTGTTCTGACGGATGACAGAAACCTGTACAACAAAGCAAAGGGAGTCATTTTCTTCCATAAAAACATTGCCGGTGATCTAAAAAACATGCCGCAGGAGCCACGTCCAGCTTTTCAGAAGTGGATTTGGTACCATGTAGAATCCCCAACAAACACGGGTAGGACACCAGGTCTGGAAAACCTGTTCAACTTAA CTGTGAGAGAAAACTATTACAAGGAACTGTCCAAACACATCAAGATCAACCTGTTTGGTACAGCTTATACAGGGAAACGTTTGAGTTATGAGGAGTATTACTCAACCATTGGCAGCTGTAAGTTTTACCTCTCATTTGAGAACTCGCTCCACAGAGACTACATCACAGAGAAGGTCAACGGGCCCCTTGTGGCGGGGACAGTGCCTGTAGTGATGGGTCCGCCAAGAGAAAACTACGAGGAGTTCCTTCCAGCCGATGCCTTCATTCACATAAATGACTTCCCCGACGCAAAGTCTCTGGCTAACTTTCTGCTGGGTATGACGGACGCAGCGTACATGCGTTACTTTGAGTGGAGGAAGTTCTACGAGGCCACTCCT